GTGtgtgctgctgtttcctGTACAAGTGGGGCACAACGTagttgaagagtttgaGAATACTGGACTAGTAGTAGCATTTACTGGTGCAGAGGTAGTCGTGTTCAGTGcagtactggaagtgttaGAGAATACAGAGGTACTAGTAGTATTCACATGCACAGAAACAGTCGTGCTGTTGGAGAATACAGGAGTGCTTGTTCGATTAACAGGATTCGTGGATGTGCTACTCAAGAAGTGTGGGCTGCTGTTACCTGTACAAGTAGGGCACAGCGAAATCGAAGAGTTCGAGAATACTGGACTAGTAGTAGCATTTACAGGGGCAGAGGTAATAGCGTTAAGAGCAGCACTAGAGGTGTTGGAGAATACCGGAGCACTCGTAGTATTCACATGCCCTGAAGCAGTGGTACTGTTTGTCAAAACTGGGCTGCTAGTAGTATTCATACGCATAGAAGAAGTGGTGTTAAGTGCCGAACTGGTGCCATTTGAAAACACAGGAGTACTTGTATGATTGACAGGTCTCACGGATGTGTTATTCAAGAAGCTTGAGCTGCTGTTACCCGTACAAGTTGGGCATAACGTACTCGAAGAATTTGTGAATACTGGACTCGTAGTAGCATTCACCAGGGCAGATGTAGTCGGGTTCAGAACAGTGCTGGAGGTGTTAGAAAACACAGAGGCACTAGTAGTATTCACATGCACAGAAGTAGTGGTATTCAACGCAGCAGAACTGTTCGAAAACACTGGAGAAGTGGTAGGCAAGGTTGTGGTATTAAACGCAGCTGTGGTACTATTGGAGAATACCTGGCTACTGGTAGTATTCACATGTACTGAAGTAGTGGTGTTCAAAGCAGGGGTGGTACTATTCGAGAAAACGGGAGTACTGGTATGATTGACAGAGCTTATGGATGTACTATTCAATGAGTCTGAGCTGCTGTTACCTGTACAAGTAGGGCATAACGTACTCGAAGAATTTGTGAATACTGGACTCGTAGTAGCATTGATGGGGGCAGGAGTAGTCGTGTTCAAAGCAATACTAGAAGTGTTGGAGAACACAGGGGTACTAGTAGTATTGAGTGGTACAGAAGCAGTGGTGCTGTTCGAGAACACAGGTGTGCTTGTGTGATTGGTAGGATCCATAGATGTGCTATTCAAGAAGTGTGAGCTACTGTTTCCTGTACAAGTAGGGCACAACGTagttgaagagtttgaGAATACTGGACTAGTAGTAGCATTTACTGGTACAGAGGTAGTCGTGTTCAGAGCAACGCTGGAGGTATTGAAGAATACCGGAGCACTCGTAGTATTGACTGAGACAGAAGCCATGGTATTCAAAGCAgcagtggtgctgttggAGAACACTGGGCTACTGGTCGTATTCACGGGCACAGAAGCAGTGGTGTTTAGTCCAGCAGTGGTGCTATTTGAGAAAACGGGAGTGCTTGTGTGATTGGCAGGATCCATGGATGCGCTACTCAAAAAGTGTGAACTACTATTTCCTGTACAAGTTGGGCATAACGTTGATGAAGAGTTCGAAAATACCGGACTCGTAGTAGTATTTACGGGGGCCGAGGTAGTCGTGTTCAGAGCAACTCTGGAGGCGTTAGAAAATACAGAAGTAGTGATAGCAGAAGTCACATTCTTCAAGGGAACAGTCGAGCTGTTCCCGAACACAGGAGCACTGGTAGTATTGACTAGCGCAGAAGTAGTGGTGTTAAGGGAATGAGATGTGCTGTTGTAGTGTGGAGCAGTGGTGCTATTGGCACGTATATCAGAAGTAGTGGTATTCAGAGCAACCGTCGAGCTGTTAGGAAAGACAAACGTGCTGTAATTCATTGAACTACTGTTCTGGGAAAGCGAAGTTTTATTTCCAGAGTACGAAGCTTGAGTAGTAATGTTTGAAACTCCTGTTTCTGTGCATGTTGGGCATATTCTCGTTGTATTAGAAAATGTAAGAGAACTGCTAGCATTGAGTGTACTTTGTGTGAATGTAGTCAGGTTGGCAGTCGAGCTATTAGAAAACATAGGAGAACTGGTTCTATTAACACCAAGAGAGCTAGTGTTCAACGAAGGGCTCGAGCTGATGGACAACAAGGAATTAGTATTCAAAACAGTAGAACCATTGGAAAACACGGAGCTGCTTGTCGCATTCAGTGGTTTTGGTGTTGTGATATGCAAAGAAATAGAAGTGTTTGATGCTGAAAGGCTAGTACTGTTAAGAGGATAACTAGCGGTAGTAGCCAGAGGAAGCGTAGAACTATTAGAAAATGCGTGTGCACTAGTGCTGTTTGTCTGCGTGGAGCTTGTGATATTTAAAAGAGAAGTAGTGTTGCTCGATTGTAGTGCTGTCGCAATTGTATTTGAGGATGTGGAATGAGTACAAGTTAGACACCACGTTGAGTTATTAGAAAAGGCGGAGATAGAGGTTCCATTGACAGGTGCTGAACTAGTTACATTGCCGTGGAGGCTAGTAGTAGTATTTCTGATCGTGTAACTTGTAATAGATGCTCTGTTAGCAGCAGTCGATACAGAGACTCTCGTTGTATTAAATGAAGCAGTCGAGCCATTGAATAATGAACTCCCTGTAGTTCCAACAGTGGTAAGATTGGACAGATTCTGCGAAGCGGTAGTGATATCTAATGATTTCGTTGTATCGAATTGTGTAGATGTAGAATTAGTGACAGAGGTGGGTTTTAAACTACTGGTTGTGCCATCAGTATTTGGACCCAGAGACTGATTACTACTCAAGAATGATGTTGTAGATAAATTCATAGAACTCAGAGTGTGACTCTGTACTGTTGTTATGCTACTGTTTAGACAAGTGAGACAGGCTGTAGTGGTATTCGAGGCAGTTGTGACATTGGAATATATCGAAGTTGAGCTCGACAAAGAAGAACTAGTTTTTGGGGTCACTACACTTGAATTCGAAACAGATGTTGTATTCAAAATGTGACTTGTTAGACTCGACGAGGCTTGGGATATACTGCTAGAACTTGAATTGAATCCCGAGGAAAGGAAACTGACCGAGCCCGATGTTTTATTTCGAGTCTGTATAGAAGAGGATGTTCTAGTCGAGAATACCAACTCACTGGTAGAGCTTGTATTTGATACAGATGTTAAACTCGACCTTGCAGAAGATGCTCCTAGACTGCTATTAGAGGTCGAAGAAACAGAACTCGCACTGGAAGTAGATAGCAGGGCACTCGTGTTGGAGATTGAAGTTGCTTTCACAGAACTATTGTTTTTAATCCAATCCGTGGATGTCTCCACCACTTGATGCAGTTCACCGCTGTAGTATTCATAACTTGTAAATGTTACGACGCTAGGGACCCAAGATCCACTTCGGGTTGATGCTGAGTATGTTAGTTGTAAAGTAAAAATAGTGTACAATTAAATCATACTTACTTGATGATGCGCTGGTGGAATTGCTTGTCACTAGAGAGCTTGAGGATGGCTCAGAACTAAGTGAGGTTTCTATCCTtgttaatttatttcacaTTTTTGCTCGCCTCTGTAATGGCTATACATACTTGAAGTACTAGAATTTGTCTTGAATTCTGAGCTTGACCGAGCAGTACTACTTGATTCTAATATCGGTTAGTTTGGCGGCTTATTGATTGATCTCATTCAAAATAAACCTACTTATTGACGAAGACAAGGAGGAAGACAaagacgatgatgaagatatttGAGACGATGAAGCAGTCAGAGATGTACTGGAGTTAAAAGTGGACGATGTTGAGTTCAAATAAGAGTTCGAAGTTGTATTAAAACCGCTGATTCCTGGTGAGGACATATACAGTGCACGTAAGGCAGTTGGACGAGTAGGAGCATCAGTCAAGTCATCGGTTTTAGTTATTACCACTAGTTCTGAATTTGATAGAGAGTTTGCATGAGCATCATTCCCCGGAGACAATCCAGGACCAACACTCAAGCTATTCCCCAAGGAAAGCGAGCTAACGACCAAAATGGCGTTGCTGAGAATTGCTCGCATTATTTAGAACCAGATTCAAAATGTTTTCTATAGCTTTTCTTCTGATTTCAATAGATGGTtaaattgaaaagaaaagaccAATTAATAGATACAAATAAACCTGGTGGAAATCGATCAGAAGATTTCTTTTGCCGTTACTGATATGTTAGCTTATAGCAAGTTTCTGGTAGTGATGAAACGATGGATTCTAACAGAACAGCTATAATGATCAATTGAGGCAAATGGAAAAAAACCTGATTGCGATAAGTGTTATGATATATTCTTTTTGGCAGAGAcaagttttatttttcaagaCAAGGTCCAGTTCTCAATGAGACATTGGAGTCTATATAAAGAATGCTTGATGCTCGCTCCTGAAGCGTTTTGGAAACTCTTGTGCCTGAATGATCCTAGACATAATACTAGAAAGGGCGGGAGAAATAGGCGGTTtgcaaaacaaataatatttgtAACTATAATTATACAGAAAAATACCAATAGGCAAGTTTGGCGGAAAGTTTTCGCGCATCTCGAGAATAGCTGCCATTGAGTTTAACGAAGAAGGTTATAGTAGTTGGGTGGCAGAATCTAGTCACCATTGACCACTGATGCATTTCACATTTCATCATTGATTTTTATCGTTTACTGCCTATTACATTTAAGAGACATTGGCAAAATTCCGTGACAACCAACGTGAAGGTGCTCCTGTTTGTATGCATTGCCGTTGTTGATCTGTGGGAAATGGCTGTCGATCAGGTACCAGGTTGAgtggtttctttttcaggAACCCGCATGATAATGCATAAGTACCTGCTGTTTAATTTAATAAAGAACAAGGCATTTGCTTCTAGATCTGAAACATTAATAAGGCAGCCTCTTGTATATAATACGACTGACAATTGAACTGGTATTAATTTTCCTGTTCTACTATTGGGTGATCTACTATACTACCTTACTAGACTTCGATAATCGAAGTCAAACCCGTATAGATAGCAGTAAACGTGTGAGTTTGTATTGCCAATTGCCTCAGTGGACTTGAATGTTTTGAGTAGTAGCATTACCGGTAGTGTCTGTGTTGGCTGGTCATGGTGGTCAACAGCAGCGGTCAGATATAGTTAAAATGATCTTAACTGCAGTCTAGGGCTAcagcaaaacaaaagataTTAAACTTAAACCACAATGCTGTGCATTATAATATGGACTGCAATGACCTCTGGTGTGCTCGGGAGCCAAGCGTACAAGATGGGACCAATTGTAATTGCAGTTTTCATTGAAGATTATAAATCAATACGGCGGAAATATAGTTGCTATACTGCAAAAAGTGAGGGCTACTAAGAATAGACCTTATTGATGCAAGCAAACGACCTTCTATTATATATACGGTTTAATATCTAATAGAAAAAAAGCTTCACACTGCACTTGAGCTCTGAGCTTGGGCTCCTAAACCCTCATATCCACCAGAAGTACAAACCAGACTACCAGGTTGTCACGAGAGCCCGTACTACTAAATATAGGAAGTCATTGCTATCGTAAGTTAATATCTAAAGTCGCCGCAATTATATTGAGGGAACGAGAAAGATGAATGCATTGCACAATAAGGTAGATAATACAATCAGACGACGCGGTGAGGGCAGAATGAAAGGTGCCTCGTGCTGAGCCTCAAGGGCCATTTTACGAACAGACACGCCGTTTTACTGATTTCATTCACTGGTTTATCCTGCTACCCTATTAAAGAGCTTATTTAGTACCAGCTACAATGTTGTCTGCTTTTAAATTTGAATCCAACTGTTTTAGACTGAAACTCTGCTACACCTGCGAATCAGTATCGAATTGATACAACAGTCTGACCTCGACAATAATCACAGGAACCGAGTTTCGTATGCTAGCCTCAGACCTGTATTAGCCTCTTTAGCACTGTCTCCGGCGCTTTGATGTCAACACTGAGTTCTATGAACCACCCTACAGGGCAGCTCGCATGGTAGTAGTCTGCAATTGTCCGGAGTGGGAAACTACCGCAAAAAACGTTTTGGCACCTGGAGTTTGGCGGTAGACTATCCCTAAAGCCATTTGACCAACACTGAAGTTCATGATCGTGaaagtatatataaaaatCATAAACATGTGTCATGTAGTAAGATAGACAGGATACTCTACAGTACTTGACACCCTGTGAGGTTTAGACAAAAATTGGGCAATGGCCCAGAAATTAAGCACGGCATTTCCATATACAATCAAACTGTTATAGCCATATTTGGTTCAACcagaaaaatcaacaatCTACTAAAAACTATAAACACATGGGTTCACATGAAACGTACTTAGGCGTTTATTTAGACCAGTGAAGAGAGCGCACGGCGCTAGCTGAACTGGCAGGTGAACTCTGGCAATTCACACGATCAAATTGGAGTTTTCTCGAACGTTCCGATAAGGCTGTTAGATGTACATGATACATAATATTCCTTGCCCAGACCCAAGATCCCAGTGACATTATTCTCCATAGAACGCGATTTGATTGAATTTGTTGATCTACtgtgatatttttcaggatTAGATCAAAAATTTGAACAGTTTTGGGCCATTCCAGTCATTTCCGATACATCTGCAACTTACAAATAGACGTTGAGGTTTACAACTGGCAGTAATTCCATACAGATAGAGCTAATTAATTTTTTGGGGCTTGATTCGAGTTTTGATCTTGTTGAATTAGTGATATTCCTGGATCCtagatatattttttttctttcatttGCTTTTTTGGTTAATCACTAGAAATTACTTAAAATGTCCCAGACAGAAACAGCTACAGCCGATAGTGCTGTAACCTTTAAAGAGCAGGGAAATGTAGCTTACAAGGCAGGAAATTATCAGGAAGCTGTCGAGCTGTATGGCAAAGCTATTGAAGCTGATCCAACTAACCCTGTATACTATGGTAACCGTAGTATGGCGTTGATGCAGTTGAAAGAATACCAGCTTGCTTTGAACGATACTCTGGAATCCAACAGTTATGGCCCAGGAGTCGCTAAAACGCTCAATAGATTGGGCAAGTTATACACAACTCTCGGTAGACCCGACGAGGCTCTTCAAGCATACAGTTCAAGTGACCCTCCAGCCAGTGGACCCGAGGTTATGTATGCTCATGAAATGTCTAGAAACTTAGTACAAGCAGAACAACTTCTACACAGTGAAAACCCTGCTTTGGGAATTCATTCATtagatgctgctgagagATATCTTGGAGCAGGTGTTAAAATACCAAGAAAATGGACATTGTTACGAGGACAGTTATATTTGGCTTCAGGAAATATTGATGGTGCTACTTCGCTGGTCATGTCCTTGTTGAGATCCGATTCACAAGACCCTGACGCTCTTACTCTGCGAGGAAAAGTCCTGTATCAAGAAGGAGATGTCAGCAAGGCAGTTGCTCACTTCACCGAGGCTTTAAGGTGTGATCCTGATAATGCCAATGCTCGTAAATCATTGAAAGTTGCCAAAGAACTGGAAAAGCTGCGTACTGAGGGAAACAATGCGTTCAAATCAGGCAGTtatgctgctgccaaggaaTTATATACCCGGGCATTACAAGTGGATCCAACCAATAAGGGCATAAACTCCAAGTTGTACTCTAACCGAGCAACTGTGAACATTAAGCTGAATCTCATTGAAGAAGCATTAGCAGACAGTGACGAGGCTCTCTTATTAGACCCTGGTTTTGTCAAGGTGAAGAAGACCAGAGCCCGAgtgcttcttcaactggaAAGATATGAAGACGCAGTTCAAGAGTTCAAGTCTGCTATTGAGATGGACTCTGCTGACACTTCGCTGAGACAAGAGTTACAAAATGCCGAACTCGAGCTCAAGAAGAGCAAACGCAAGGATTACTACAAGATTCTGGGCGTTAGCAAGACCTGTACAGAAACCGAACTCAAAAAAGCATATAGAAAGCAAGCACTTATCTACCATCCCGACAAGAATCCCGACGACCACACTGCACAAGAGAAGTTCAAGGAGGTAGGTGAAGCCTACGAAACGCTGTCGGACCCACAAAAGAGAGCAAGATACGATTCTGGCGTCGATCTCCAAGATCCATCTGACATGTTTGGCGGTATGGGCGGCATGGGCGGCATGGGCGGCATGGGTGGAATGGGCGGTATGGGAGGCATGGGAGGCATGGGAGGCATCGACCCTGAAATCCTCTTCCAGATGTtcggtggtgctggcggCGGAGGCCGTGGTGGCCACCCTGGATTCAGCTTCTCTTCCGGAGGCTTCTAAAGTTAGATAGAAACCCATCTCCTAATTATTCCGCATCATAATATATTCATCATTTTTCTTTActgggtgctgcctccggcggctggggctctgccccagaccccgtggctcctctcgcttcgctcgagtcggtaagtcgacggtcccatccagtctcctgcgaagcaggagctaccagggtctggggcggagccccagccgccggaggcagtcgCACACGAACTACTGGCGGAATACGTATATTATGACAAGATTATAGATCTACAaggaaacagaagaaaaacaatAAGAAAAATTAAGACGGCGTGTGGCTTGCGGGCTGATGCGAGGCAGCAAGACAAACGGGTGGAAGCGGTGTACGTGGTACTAGTAACTGAAACAAAGAGGGCAGAAAAACGAAACGGGTCAGGTTTGTGGGAGCAGCAGATTGCTGGCTCCACAGAGTCAATGCAATAATATGGGCTCGAATTACACAAGAACGCCATATGAAACCGCTGCCGCAGCAGACAACGCTGGAATATACGGTTCATGGCAACAGCAAGTTTAGCCACAGCAGAAAGCCCCGATCTTGGCCCAGAAGCCCTTGTTTTCCTCGGTAccttgctgttgttgctgttgttgctgattcTGGTAATCGTGACCGTACTGGTGCGAACCAAGGTTTGATTGTTGTTGCAGTTGTTGGTTGGTCGATTGATATCCTTGTTGTGCGTACTGGTTGCTGCTAAGAATTTGTGACGAGTTGTTCTGGTACTGAGCTACGTTGGATCCTCCAATACTGCCACCAGTACCATTAGCAGGCACTCCTAGGGCGGCACCAGACTTGGATAATCTCTGACCAGCAAGAGCCTGTTGTTGAGCCtgtaattgttgttgagcagcCGTGGTAGCTTGCTGTAACTGGCCAGGGGTGCTCTGTCGAGTATTACGTCTGGATTTGGATGCATGGCGGATAAGTGCAGCATTTGGcggtggaggaggtggttgAGCTGCGTTCAATCTAGATGATGACAGGTGGACTTGAGAATGTCTGTTATTAGCAGtagcattggcattgtTATTGGCATTGCTAGAGTTGTGACCTGGTGGGTAGGGGTGACCGTATCCATGCAAATTGGGCTTTTTGTTAGTGGCCGAATCCCAGCCTTTTCCACCATTGAGCTTCATCCAGTCATACTCGCCATCCTCAACTTCACCAGTGCTCTTCAATGCTTGAGTAA
The Sugiyamaella lignohabitans strain CBS 10342 chromosome A, complete sequence genome window above contains:
- the CAJ1 gene encoding Caj1p (Nuclear type II J heat shock protein of the E. coli dnaJ family; contains a leucine zipper-like motif, binds to non-native substrates for presentation to Ssa3p, may function during protein translocation, assembly and disassembly; GO_component: GO:0005634 - nucleus [Evidence TAS] [PMID 15170475]; GO_function: GO:0051087 - chaperone binding [Evidence ISS] [PMID 8045411]; GO_process: GO:0006457 - protein folding [Evidence ISS] [PMID 8045411]) gives rise to the protein MSQTETATADSAVTFKEQGNVAYKAGNYQEAVELYGKAIEADPTNPVYYGNRSMALMQLKEYQLALNDTLESNSYGPGVAKTLNRLGKLYTTLGRPDEALQAYSSSDPPASGPEVMYAHEMSRNLVQAEQLLHSENPALGIHSLDAAERYLGAGVKIPRKWTLLRGQLYLASGNIDGATSLVMSLLRSDSQDPDALTLRGKVLYQEGDVSKAVAHFTEALRCDPDNANARKSLKVAKELEKLRTEGNNAFKSGSYAAAKELYTRALQVDPTNKGINSKLYSNRATVNIKLNLIEEALADSDEALLLDPGFVKVKKTRARVLLQLERYEDAVQEFKSAIEMDSADTSLRQELQNAELELKKSKRKDYYKILGVSKTCTETELKKAYRKQALIYHPDKNPDDHTAQEKFKEVGEAYETLSDPQKRARYDSGVDLQDPSDMFGGMGGMGGMGGMGGMGGMGGMGGMGGIDPEILFQMFGGAGGGGRGGHPGFSFSSGGF